From the genome of Mixophyes fleayi isolate aMixFle1 chromosome 2, aMixFle1.hap1, whole genome shotgun sequence, one region includes:
- the LOC142139730 gene encoding olfactory receptor 52K2-like yields the protein MSNITDSHPTFFKLLGLPGLESSYFYIAFVFFLVYMTSVIGNVTLLFIIKIDQSLHQPMYFFLCMLSSVDLLLTTTTTPKMLGILWFNSQEIHVEACLTQMFFIHFFATMESSILLAMAFDRYLAICHPLRYTSLMTNQLVYYIGLGFLIRAVVAVLPLPILFKRLSLCMNNVIHHSCCDHIAVLKLACSDTTINSVYGLVVALLIIALDFILIILSYILILHAVFQLASREARSKALGTCSSHICAIVVFYLTVVLLSVVQRFGKSVPVYIVILLANVYLMLPSLLNPIVYGVKTQQIRKRIKRLLHCGVK from the coding sequence ATGTCAAATATCACAGATTCTCACCCTACATTTTTCAAACTACTTGGACTTCCTGGACTCGAATCCTCCTACTTCTATATAGCATTTGTCTTCTTCTTGGTGTACATGACTTCAGTCATAGGAAACGTAACCCTTCTATTCATTATAAAAATAGACCAGAGTCTTCATCAGCCCATGTACTTCTTTCTCTGCATGTTGTCATCAGTTGATCTGTTAttaaccaccaccaccacccccaAGATGCTTGGAATTCTTTGGTTCAACTCCCAAGAAATACACGTTGAAGCCTGTCTCACACAGATGTTCTTTATCCATTTTTTTGCCACCATGGAGTCGTCAATACTTTTAGCCATGGCGTTTGACCGATATCTCGCAATCTGCCATCCTCTGCGATATACTTCATTAATGACCAATCAACTTGTTTATTACATTGGTCTGGGTTTTTTGATAAGAGCGGTTGTAGCGGTACTTCCTTTGCCTATTTTGTTCAAGAGACTCTCACTGTGCATGAACAATGTCATCCACCATTCTTGCTGTGACCATATAGCTGTGCTGAAGTTAGCTTGTTCTGATACAACTATTAATAGTGTTTATGGATTAGTGGTGGCACTTCTAATCATTGCATTAGACTTCATCTTGATCATCTTGTCCTACATTCTGATTCTTCATGCAGTGTTTCAGCTGGCCTCAAGAGAAGCCAGATCCAAAGCACTTGGTACATGTTCCTCTCATATTTGTGCCATTGTCGTGTTCTACCTAACTGTTGTTCTCTTATCCGTTGTCCAGAGATTTGGCAAAAGTGTCCCTGtttatattgtaattttgttgGCTAATGTCTACCTGATGCTTCCATCTCTCCTTAACCCTATTGTGTATGGTGTAAAGACCCAGCAAATTCGGAAAAGAATAAAGAGATTATTACATTGTGGTGTGAAGTGA